The nucleotide sequence GCTCCTCGAACGCCATGCTCTGACGCTCGCCGACCACCTTCGAGAGACCGTAGTCCGTGGATGGGACCGTGCTGTCCCAGACGTCGTCCTCCTCGTGCGGCGGCTCGTCCTGCTCGTACACCATCGAGCTGGAGAGGTAGGCGACGCGGTCGACGCCGTTCTCCTTCGCTCCCTCGAGGATGTTCCGGTGGATGCTGAGATCGTTCGAGAGGATATCCGCCGGGTACTCGTGGAACCCTTTGACGCCGTAGATGAGTGCGGCGGCGTTGATGACGCCGTCGACGTCCGCGGTGAGCTCCATCACGCGGTCGTAGTCGGTGAGGTCTGCCTTGTGGAACTCGTACTCGGAGTTGTCCACGACCTTCGTGTGCTCGTAGTCGTCGTAGCGAGCGTGGTTGTCCACACCGACGACGTCGTGGCCGTCCTCGACGAGGTGCTTGATCGTCCACTGCATCAGCGACCCCTCGCTGCCCGTGACGAGCACCCTCATCGCGCCACCTCCTCGGCTGCTGCACGCTCGTCGGCGAGCTCGTACCCGAAGAAGTAACCGTTGTCAGACTCGTGCTTTGCTTCCTCCCAGAGTCCCCAGATATCGCAGTAGAGACAGTCCTCGTTGTCGACGTGCTCGCGGACGGTCTCGAAGTCGGCGAACTCGTCGTGCGGGGTCATCAGCACGACCCAGTC is from Haloarchaeobius salinus and encodes:
- a CDS encoding NAD-dependent epimerase/dehydratase family protein gives rise to the protein MRVLVTGSEGSLMQWTIKHLVEDGHDVVGVDNHARYDDYEHTKVVDNSEYEFHKADLTDYDRVMELTADVDGVINAAALIYGVKGFHEYPADILSNDLSIHRNILEGAKENGVDRVAYLSSSMVYEQDEPPHEEDDVWDSTVPSTDYGLSKVVGERQSMAFEE